A region of Trichocoleus sp. FACHB-46 DNA encodes the following proteins:
- a CDS encoding RNA-binding protein gives MSIRLYVGNLPKEVERQELAAVFAEAGDSVSTKVITDRKTGKCRGFGFVTVKTDEQADEIIEKYNGFVLKDCALKIEKALPRAKGKEEQGAEGAEGVSSSPSPSAPSTGSRRSKGNSNNNNKSRRVAASTSTDSDAVQPDPRWAQDLEKLKQLLAAQATN, from the coding sequence ATGTCTATTCGTCTATATGTGGGCAATTTACCCAAAGAAGTGGAGCGCCAAGAGCTAGCAGCAGTATTTGCAGAAGCTGGTGATTCTGTCTCTACCAAGGTTATCACTGACCGCAAAACAGGCAAATGTCGAGGTTTTGGTTTTGTGACTGTCAAAACCGATGAGCAAGCCGATGAAATTATTGAAAAATACAACGGCTTTGTGCTCAAAGACTGCGCTCTAAAAATTGAGAAAGCGTTGCCTCGCGCCAAAGGTAAGGAAGAACAGGGTGCAGAGGGTGCAGAGGGCGTCAGCAGCAGTCCTAGCCCCAGTGCTCCTTCTACAGGTAGCCGTCGTAGCAAGGGCAATAGCAACAATAACAATAAGTCTCGACGAGTTGCAGCTAGCACTTCTACTGATAGCGATGCGGTTCAGCCTGACCCACGTTGGGCTCAAGACCTAGAAAAGTTAAAGCAACTGTTGGCAGCCCAAGCGACTAACTAA
- a CDS encoding histone deacetylase, with protein MDLPLVYNPVYVAPLPAGHRFPMAKFKLLYEMLLADGVAHLEQFLTPKRPAQTVLELVHTRDYVQAYCEGTLDPKAQRRIGLPWSPALVDRTCTAVGGTILTAQLALQQGLACNTAGGTHHAFPSYGSGFCIFNDLAIAARALQKLGLLEKVLIVDLDVHQGDGTALIFQDDPSVFTFSMHCEVNFPGTKQQSDLDVPLPVGMEDDAYLQTLAAYLPDLLTEVRPDLVLYDAGVDPHLGDRLGKLALTDTGLFRREMQVLSTCVAAGYPVACVIGGGYADDLQALVYRHSLLHRAASDVYRHYRL; from the coding sequence ATGGACTTACCCTTGGTTTATAACCCAGTTTATGTTGCGCCTCTGCCAGCAGGACATCGGTTCCCGATGGCGAAGTTTAAACTGTTGTACGAGATGCTACTAGCGGATGGGGTGGCGCATCTAGAGCAGTTTCTTACCCCTAAGCGGCCTGCCCAAACAGTTCTAGAACTCGTCCATACAAGGGATTATGTGCAAGCTTATTGTGAGGGCACCCTCGACCCTAAGGCCCAGCGCCGCATTGGATTGCCCTGGAGTCCAGCTTTGGTCGATCGCACCTGTACTGCGGTTGGAGGCACGATTCTCACGGCACAGCTAGCTCTACAGCAAGGGCTTGCTTGTAATACGGCAGGCGGAACTCACCATGCCTTTCCTAGTTATGGCTCTGGATTTTGTATTTTCAACGATTTGGCGATCGCGGCTCGTGCTCTACAAAAGTTGGGCTTACTGGAGAAAGTTCTGATTGTTGACCTAGATGTACATCAAGGCGATGGTACGGCCCTGATCTTCCAGGATGATCCGAGTGTCTTCACGTTCTCAATGCACTGTGAAGTTAACTTTCCAGGTACTAAGCAACAAAGTGATTTGGATGTGCCTTTACCTGTAGGCATGGAAGACGATGCTTATCTACAAACCCTAGCCGCCTACTTACCCGATTTACTCACTGAGGTACGTCCAGATCTAGTCCTCTACGATGCAGGAGTTGATCCACATTTAGGCGATCGCTTGGGTAAATTGGCGCTCACCGATACAGGTTTATTCCGGCGAGAAATGCAGGTCTTGAGTACCTGTGTAGCAGCAGGCTACCCAGTTGCTTGCGTGATCGGGGGTGGCTATGCGGATGATTTGCAGGCTTTAGTGTATCGTCACTCACTTTTACATCGTGCTGCTAGTGATGTGTATCGTCACTATCGACTGTGA
- a CDS encoding RnfABCDGE type electron transport complex subunit D has product MLLQDARDYQILFLSLFLILGLGTRDWTVRPEFIVVTIATCLTTQWVMSALQEWWQRRNSQRSLTSQTTQTEISTSSTPVKKQGRSLRSALITSLGLCLLLRADHASTMALASSLAVLSKFMFQVQGKHFFNPANFGIIAVLMLTQDAWVSPGQWGDEWWYGLLFLGAGGLVLQRVGRWDTSAAFLATYAGLEAYRNFWLGWTWDVYWHRLMSGSLLLFALFMITDPRSIPNARIGRLVWSVAIAAVTFMLRNQFFIPTAVFWALFALSPLTLLIDLIWSAPRFTWSRPAPESGEPLSPTAVEV; this is encoded by the coding sequence ATGCTGCTACAGGACGCGCGTGATTATCAGATTTTGTTTCTCTCACTGTTTCTCATCCTGGGCTTAGGCACGAGAGACTGGACGGTTCGACCCGAATTCATTGTCGTGACGATCGCGACTTGCCTCACGACTCAATGGGTTATGTCTGCTTTACAGGAATGGTGGCAGCGCCGGAACTCACAGCGATCGCTCACTTCACAAACCACTCAGACAGAAATTTCTACTTCTTCGACTCCAGTTAAGAAGCAGGGGCGATCGCTACGGAGTGCCCTGATCACGTCTTTAGGGCTGTGTTTGCTGCTCAGAGCGGATCATGCCAGCACAATGGCTTTAGCCAGCAGCTTAGCGGTTCTCAGTAAGTTTATGTTTCAAGTACAAGGCAAGCATTTTTTTAATCCGGCTAACTTCGGCATTATTGCTGTGCTAATGCTCACTCAAGATGCCTGGGTTTCTCCGGGACAATGGGGCGATGAGTGGTGGTACGGGCTGCTCTTTCTGGGGGCTGGGGGTCTGGTGCTACAGCGCGTCGGGCGTTGGGATACTTCAGCCGCCTTTCTAGCCACCTACGCTGGCCTAGAAGCCTATCGCAATTTCTGGCTGGGTTGGACTTGGGATGTCTACTGGCACCGATTAATGAGTGGGTCTCTACTGCTGTTTGCCTTGTTTATGATTACTGACCCTCGCTCCATTCCCAATGCTCGGATCGGGCGATTGGTTTGGTCTGTCGCCATTGCCGCTGTCACGTTTATGCTCCGCAATCAGTTCTTCATCCCGACTGCTGTGTTTTGGGCCTTATTTGCGCTGTCTCCACTCACCTTGCTAATAGACCTGATCTGGTCCGCGCCTCGCTTTACTTGGTCTCGGCCTGCTCCTGAATCTGGTGAGCCTCTCAGTCCCACTGCCGTTGAAGTATAG
- a CDS encoding DUF2330 domain-containing protein, whose translation MMKPLRILLGLLLALVILIGYVPNAWAFCGFYVAKADTKLYNKASQVAIARDGERTVLTMANDFQGDVKDFAIVVPVPVVLKQEQVHVGDPKVLERLDAFSAPRLVEYFDSNPCETQTFNGRVMAPSAAMAGAPTEAASDNALGVKVEAQFTVGEYDIVILSAKESSGLETWLNRSGYRIPRGAKQLLQPYIRQNLKFFVAKVNLAEFEKAGYQFLRPIQMAYESPKFMLPIRLGMINAATEQDLIVYLLSPQGQAEVTNYRTVQVPSDAEIPVFVKNEFGDFYKSMFQTAYTREGKKVAFLEYAWDMGNCDPCSAEPLNPEELRQAGVFWLNDNTSSNVFLTRIHVRYTRDKFPEDLMFQETSNRQSFQGRYVLRHAFTAETNCAAGRQYKRALPARFEQEAQTLAKLTGWNIQDIRQKLPAISSQTAPWWRNLWPK comes from the coding sequence ATGATGAAGCCGTTACGGATATTGTTGGGCTTGCTTTTGGCGCTGGTTATTTTAATTGGGTATGTACCCAATGCCTGGGCTTTTTGTGGCTTCTACGTCGCTAAAGCAGACACCAAACTCTATAACAAAGCTTCTCAGGTTGCGATCGCCAGAGATGGAGAACGCACTGTCCTGACGATGGCCAATGACTTCCAGGGTGATGTCAAAGATTTTGCGATCGTGGTGCCTGTGCCAGTGGTGCTAAAGCAGGAGCAAGTTCATGTCGGCGATCCTAAAGTGCTAGAACGGCTGGATGCCTTTAGTGCCCCTCGTCTGGTGGAATATTTCGACTCCAATCCTTGTGAAACTCAAACTTTTAATGGGAGGGTGATGGCTCCGTCTGCAGCGATGGCTGGTGCGCCTACGGAAGCTGCGAGCGACAATGCCCTGGGAGTCAAAGTTGAAGCTCAATTCACGGTGGGTGAGTATGACATTGTGATTCTGAGCGCCAAGGAATCCAGTGGTTTAGAAACTTGGTTGAACCGCAGTGGTTACCGCATTCCTAGAGGAGCGAAGCAACTTCTGCAACCCTACATCCGCCAAAACCTAAAGTTTTTCGTCGCCAAGGTGAATCTAGCGGAATTTGAAAAAGCGGGCTATCAATTTCTCCGTCCGATTCAGATGGCTTACGAATCACCCAAGTTCATGCTGCCGATCCGTTTGGGCATGATTAATGCTGCCACCGAGCAAGACTTAATCGTTTACCTGTTGTCTCCTCAAGGCCAAGCTGAAGTCACTAACTACCGAACCGTGCAGGTGCCCTCAGATGCTGAAATTCCAGTTTTTGTCAAAAACGAGTTTGGCGACTTCTACAAATCTATGTTCCAGACTGCCTACACTCGTGAAGGTAAAAAGGTAGCTTTTTTGGAATATGCCTGGGATATGGGCAACTGCGACCCTTGCTCAGCTGAACCTCTCAACCCTGAGGAACTGCGTCAGGCGGGTGTTTTTTGGCTCAACGACAACACCTCCTCCAATGTTTTTCTGACCCGGATTCATGTCCGGTATACCCGTGACAAGTTTCCTGAGGATCTAATGTTCCAGGAAACCTCGAATCGACAGTCCTTCCAAGGGCGCTATGTTTTGCGCCATGCCTTTACAGCTGAGACGAACTGCGCGGCTGGACGACAGTATAAGAGAGCTTTACCTGCCCGCTTTGAACAAGAAGCTCAAACCCTAGCTAAACTAACGGGTTGGAATATCCAGGATATCCGTCAGAAGTTGCCTGCAATTTCTAGCCAAACCGCTCCTTGGTGGCGCAATCTCTGGCCTAAGTAA